A part of Paraburkholderia largidicola genomic DNA contains:
- a CDS encoding YybH family protein, with translation MSLQKVLACCAAIVMVSAAHAEAPHRFTDEDRQAVEAVFIRQAEAATAHDIDAFAGVLASAPAGEPDPIVLLARSYQFWGKPALIEHFKETFKGVWKFEPDVAKIRVVPLSADVAQLYAPTRVTAGASEATAKTASFLVYETAVRTADGWRIASIVPVPAQ, from the coding sequence ATGAGCCTACAAAAAGTGCTGGCCTGCTGCGCTGCAATTGTGATGGTGAGCGCCGCGCATGCTGAAGCGCCGCATCGATTTACCGATGAAGACCGGCAAGCGGTCGAAGCCGTTTTCATCCGGCAGGCGGAGGCTGCGACCGCGCACGACATCGATGCGTTCGCCGGCGTACTCGCCTCGGCTCCGGCCGGCGAACCCGACCCGATCGTGCTCCTCGCCCGTTCGTATCAGTTCTGGGGCAAGCCGGCGCTGATCGAGCATTTCAAGGAAACTTTCAAGGGTGTCTGGAAGTTCGAGCCCGACGTCGCGAAGATCCGCGTTGTTCCGCTGAGTGCTGACGTCGCGCAGTTGTACGCGCCCACTCGGGTCACGGCAGGCGCTTCGGAAGCCACGGCGAAAACCGCGTCGTTTCTCGTCTATGAAACGGCAGTGCGAACCGCTGACGGCTGGCGCATCGCGTCGATTGTGCCGGTTCCCGCGCAGTAG
- a CDS encoding YybH family protein, with product MTNRSLRVRRSLPVVLLLSLLTGAGCAQAADVTPADTQAVRALFLQQATAETAHDLDALSGMFASTAPGQPDPVSFVARAYRFWGRDEVLEHFRQTFAGTWRVEPDQSALRIIPLNQDTVQVYAPTRVTIGAPGQPEKTATFLINEFMIRSPSGWKVAAVIPVPAQ from the coding sequence ATGACTAATCGATCATTGCGTGTGCGGCGCAGCCTGCCGGTTGTTCTGTTGCTTTCGTTGCTGACGGGAGCAGGCTGTGCGCAAGCAGCCGATGTGACGCCCGCCGATACTCAGGCGGTTCGCGCGCTGTTTCTACAGCAGGCGACCGCCGAGACTGCACATGATCTCGACGCGCTGAGTGGCATGTTCGCTTCTACCGCACCGGGACAGCCGGATCCCGTGTCGTTCGTGGCCCGCGCATATCGCTTCTGGGGCAGGGACGAGGTGCTCGAGCATTTCAGGCAGACCTTCGCCGGGACATGGCGGGTCGAGCCGGATCAGAGTGCGCTGCGCATCATTCCGCTGAACCAGGATACGGTACAGGTGTACGCGCCTACCAGGGTGACCATCGGCGCGCCGGGCCAACCAGAGAAGACGGCGACCTTTCTGATCAACGAGTTTATGATCCGCAGCCCGTCCGGCTGGAAGGTTGCAGCGGTGATTCCGGTGCCGGCGCAATAA
- a CDS encoding NmrA family NAD(P)-binding protein, producing MLNQTAHASRPMRLAVAGATGRVGNTLIDRLGTDSVDVVALTRQSATAQFAPNVTVATVDFDRPATLADALAGVDKVFVAHGTSARQVENEIALIDAAVAAGVHHIVKLSVMGPATQLNPFAWHMRIEAHLARQPVASTALRPTTFADVLKRAGASVAAGNWAGAAGHGAVNFIDTRDVAEAARIALLEDVPDGSQRAYHLSGPQNWTMQQVAEALSQVLGRRVVYNDRSPTEHREALLASGQPPLVVDLLLGLDRLFRESAIAETTATFEKLTGKPPRSLSEWLRENITLFQ from the coding sequence ATGCTCAATCAGACAGCCCATGCATCGCGCCCTATGCGCCTAGCCGTGGCAGGCGCGACCGGCCGCGTCGGCAATACGCTAATCGATCGATTGGGCACGGATTCCGTCGATGTCGTCGCCCTCACTCGCCAAAGCGCTACGGCGCAGTTTGCGCCGAACGTCACCGTCGCAACGGTGGACTTCGACCGACCCGCCACGCTCGCCGACGCACTGGCCGGCGTCGACAAGGTCTTCGTGGCGCATGGGACATCCGCCCGGCAGGTGGAAAATGAAATTGCGCTCATCGATGCTGCCGTCGCCGCGGGGGTACACCACATCGTCAAGCTGTCGGTGATGGGACCGGCAACGCAGCTCAACCCATTCGCCTGGCACATGCGGATCGAAGCACATCTGGCTCGCCAGCCGGTCGCCTCGACCGCGCTCAGGCCGACGACGTTCGCCGACGTTCTCAAGCGCGCCGGCGCGTCGGTTGCAGCCGGAAATTGGGCCGGTGCGGCGGGACATGGAGCCGTCAACTTCATCGATACGCGAGATGTCGCCGAAGCGGCGCGCATTGCGTTGCTCGAAGACGTTCCCGACGGATCGCAGCGGGCGTATCACCTGAGCGGGCCGCAAAACTGGACGATGCAACAGGTTGCTGAGGCGTTGTCTCAAGTGCTCGGACGCCGTGTCGTCTACAACGACCGGTCGCCCACGGAGCATCGCGAGGCCTTGCTCGCGAGTGGCCAGCCGCCGCTGGTTGTCGACCTGCTTCTCGGGCTGGACAGGCTTTTTCGTGAATCTGCAATCGCAGAGACCACGGCGACTTTCGAAAAATTGACGGGCAAACCCCCACGGTCATTGTCTGAGTGGCTGCGTGAAAACATCACGCTCTTCCAGTGA
- a CDS encoding TetR/AcrR family transcriptional regulator, producing the protein MSGKPQYDEAAVIAAAIDVFWRHGYATASINDLTEATGLSRSSLYQRFGDKDGLFRDALAVYTERVLRRMSAARADSARASVAAILREFLPTPAASRRPAGCLLSRSTAELLDLAAAGKTTTLAGVARQREIFADLLRAGVANGEVAPGTDVDAFAWYYLGVLQAVLNLPQAGASGEALGNIIDVAMSAWPDADKRG; encoded by the coding sequence ATGAGTGGGAAACCCCAATACGACGAGGCCGCCGTCATCGCTGCAGCAATCGACGTTTTCTGGCGTCACGGCTATGCGACGGCGTCCATCAATGACCTCACGGAAGCCACCGGCCTGTCGCGCTCCAGCCTCTACCAGCGGTTCGGCGACAAGGACGGCCTGTTCCGCGATGCGCTGGCCGTCTACACCGAGCGCGTGCTACGGCGGATGAGCGCAGCCCGCGCGGACTCAGCGCGGGCAAGCGTGGCAGCAATACTGAGGGAATTTTTGCCAACGCCGGCAGCGTCGCGACGGCCGGCCGGCTGCCTGTTGTCGCGAAGTACTGCCGAACTGCTGGATCTCGCAGCGGCAGGAAAGACAACAACACTGGCTGGTGTCGCACGGCAGCGCGAGATCTTCGCGGATCTCCTGCGGGCAGGCGTGGCGAACGGCGAAGTTGCACCGGGGACCGATGTGGACGCCTTTGCCTGGTACTATCTCGGCGTCTTGCAGGCCGTTTTGAATCTTCCACAGGCGGGCGCATCGGGTGAAGCGCTTGGCAACATCATCGACGTTGCCATGTCCGCGTGGCCAGACGCGGACAAACGCGGATGA
- a CDS encoding RidA family protein yields MNVSERLAQAGLKLPSPINPLGSYRTVSVSGSQLYVSGLGPFEDGKPIVGMVGREISLEKAQDAARLTMLMILACVEQACGLDNVERCSRLTVYVRAEQSFTQHPQVANGASDLLLTLFGQDHLPARSALGVHSLPMGIPVEIDSIFELKR; encoded by the coding sequence ATGAACGTATCCGAACGCCTCGCGCAAGCGGGCCTAAAATTGCCATCGCCCATCAACCCGCTTGGGTCCTATCGGACGGTTTCCGTTTCGGGGAGTCAACTGTATGTATCGGGGCTCGGCCCTTTCGAGGATGGCAAGCCAATCGTCGGAATGGTCGGCCGCGAGATTTCTCTGGAAAAGGCTCAAGACGCGGCGCGCCTGACGATGCTCATGATCCTGGCGTGCGTCGAACAGGCCTGCGGACTCGACAACGTCGAGCGATGCAGTCGGCTAACCGTTTACGTGCGTGCTGAACAGTCGTTCACCCAGCATCCGCAAGTGGCCAATGGCGCGAGTGATCTGTTGCTGACGCTGTTTGGGCAAGACCATCTGCCGGCTCGAAGCGCGCTGGGAGTGCATTCGTTGCCGATGGGCATCCCGGTTGAGATTGACAGCATCTTTGAGTTGAAGAGGTGA
- a CDS encoding carboxymuconolactone decarboxylase family protein, whose protein sequence is MSRLQIPATITDAPAASQPFLEAVNKKLGVVPNLFRLMANSPAALEGYLGLAAALTKGSLPAQTGERIALAVAEINGCDYCMSAHSYLGKNVAKLDDAEIFANRNGGSNEPTAAPAVQFAAKVAHTRGRVSDQDLRVVKEAGYTDAQIVEIVVHVALSVLTNYANVVANTEIDFPVVRTHQGLKNGTPTLLDT, encoded by the coding sequence ATGTCCCGTCTTCAGATACCCGCCACGATCACAGATGCACCCGCTGCTTCTCAGCCCTTTTTGGAAGCCGTCAACAAGAAACTGGGTGTGGTACCGAATCTGTTTCGTCTGATGGCCAACAGCCCCGCGGCGCTAGAGGGCTACCTTGGTCTGGCGGCAGCCTTAACAAAAGGCTCACTTCCAGCACAAACCGGCGAGCGTATTGCTCTCGCCGTCGCCGAAATCAACGGCTGCGACTATTGCATGTCGGCGCACAGCTATTTAGGAAAGAACGTGGCGAAGCTCGACGATGCGGAAATATTCGCCAATCGAAATGGTGGTTCGAATGAACCAACGGCCGCCCCTGCCGTGCAGTTCGCCGCGAAGGTCGCGCACACGCGTGGCCGCGTATCCGACCAAGACCTGCGTGTCGTCAAGGAGGCCGGCTACACTGATGCGCAGATCGTCGAGATTGTCGTGCACGTCGCACTGAGCGTCTTGACGAACTACGCGAACGTCGTTGCAAACACGGAGATTGACTTTCCCGTCGTGCGTACACATCAGGGCTTGAAGAACGGAACTCCTACACTTCTCGATACGTGA